Proteins from one Listeria innocua genomic window:
- the dnaA gene encoding chromosomal replication initiator protein DnaA → MQSIEDIWQETLQIVKKNMSKPSYDTWMKSTTAHSLEGNTFIISAPNNFVRDWLEKSYTQFIANILQEITGRLFDVRFIDGEQEENFEYTVIKPNPALDEDGIEIGKHMLNPRYVFDTFVIGSGNRFAHAASLAVAEAPAKAYNPLFIYGGVGLGKTHLMHAVGHYVQQHKDNAKVMYLSSEKFTNEFISSIRDNKTEEFRTKYRNVDVLLIDDIQFLAGKEGTQEEFFHTFNTLYDEQKQIIISSDRPPKEIPTLEDRLRSRFEWGLITDITPPDLETRIAILRKKAKADGLDIPNEVMLYIANQIDSNIRELEGALIRVVAYSSLVNKDITAGLAAEALKDIIPSSKSQVITISGIQETVGEYFHVRLEDFKAKKRTKSIAFPRQIAMYLSRELTDASLPKIGDEFGGRDHTTVIHAHEKISQLLKTDQVLKNDLAEIEKNLRKSQNMF, encoded by the coding sequence GTGCAATCAATTGAAGACATCTGGCAGGAAACACTGCAAATCGTCAAAAAAAATATGAGTAAACCTAGTTACGATACATGGATGAAATCAACAACCGCTCATTCACTTGAAGGTAACACGTTTATTATTTCAGCGCCCAATAATTTTGTACGCGATTGGTTAGAGAAGAGCTACACACAATTTATCGCTAACATTTTGCAAGAAATAACTGGTCGCTTATTTGATGTCCGCTTTATTGATGGCGAGCAGGAAGAAAACTTTGAATACACTGTGATTAAACCAAATCCAGCATTAGATGAAGATGGTATTGAAATTGGAAAACATATGCTTAATCCGCGTTATGTTTTTGATACATTTGTCATTGGTTCAGGGAACAGATTTGCCCACGCAGCATCACTTGCAGTAGCCGAAGCACCAGCGAAAGCGTATAATCCGCTTTTCATTTATGGCGGAGTTGGCCTTGGTAAAACACATTTAATGCACGCAGTTGGCCATTACGTTCAACAACATAAAGATAATGCCAAAGTAATGTACCTTTCCAGCGAAAAATTCACTAATGAGTTTATTAGCTCCATCCGAGATAATAAAACCGAAGAATTCCGTACAAAATACCGGAATGTTGACGTCTTACTTATTGATGATATTCAATTTTTAGCCGGTAAAGAAGGAACGCAAGAGGAATTTTTCCATACATTTAATACGCTTTATGATGAACAAAAACAAATTATTATTTCCAGTGACCGACCACCAAAAGAAATTCCTACACTGGAAGATCGGCTTAGATCCCGCTTTGAATGGGGCTTAATTACTGATATTACGCCACCAGACTTAGAAACACGGATCGCCATTTTACGTAAAAAAGCAAAAGCAGACGGACTTGATATTCCAAATGAAGTCATGCTTTATATTGCAAACCAAATTGATTCGAATATTCGCGAGCTAGAAGGTGCACTCATTCGAGTAGTTGCTTATTCTTCCCTCGTTAATAAAGATATAACAGCTGGTCTTGCGGCTGAGGCTTTAAAAGATATTATCCCCTCTTCTAAATCACAAGTTATTACGATTAGTGGGATTCAAGAAACAGTGGGCGAATATTTCCACGTTCGTTTGGAAGATTTTAAAGCAAAAAAACGGACGAAAAGTATTGCATTCCCGCGCCAAATCGCAATGTATCTTTCAAGAGAACTTACAGATGCCTCATTACCAAAAATCGGTGATGAATTTGGTGGACGAGATCATACAACCGTCATCCATGCACATGAAAAAATATCGCAACTACTAAAAACCGATCAAGTGTTGAAAAATGACCTTGCTGAAATTGAAAAAAATTTAAGAAAGTCACAAAATATGTTTTAA
- the dnaN gene encoding DNA polymerase III subunit beta has translation MKFVIERDRLVQAVNEVTRAISARTTIPILTGIKIVVNDEGVTLTGSDSDISIEAFIPLIENDEVIVEVESFGGIVLQSKYFGDIVRRLPEENVEIEVTTNYQTNISSGQASFTLNGLDPMEYPKLPEVTDGKNIKIPINVLKNIIRQTVFAVSAIEVRPVLTGVNWIIKDNKLSAVATDSHRLALREIPLETNIDEEYNIVIPGKSLAELNKILDDASESIEMTLANNQILFKLKDLLFYSRLLEGSYPDTSRLIPTDTKSELVINSRAFLQAIDRASLLARENRNNVIKLMTLENGQVEVSSNSPEVGNVSENVFSQSFTGEEIKISFNGKYMMDALRAFEGDDIQISFSGTMRPFVLRPKDATNPNEILQLITPVRTY, from the coding sequence ATGAAATTTGTTATTGAGCGTGATCGTCTTGTCCAAGCAGTCAATGAAGTTACTCGTGCCATCTCTGCAAGAACAACGATTCCAATTTTAACGGGGATAAAAATAGTCGTAAATGATGAAGGTGTTACTTTAACCGGTAGCGATTCTGATATTTCCATCGAAGCATTTATTCCATTAATCGAAAATGATGAAGTAATTGTAGAAGTTGAAAGTTTTGGTGGTATCGTTCTTCAATCCAAGTACTTCGGTGATATTGTTCGTCGTTTACCTGAAGAAAATGTCGAAATTGAAGTTACTACAAATTATCAAACTAACATTAGTTCTGGCCAAGCTTCCTTTACACTAAACGGCTTAGATCCAATGGAATACCCTAAATTACCAGAAGTTACTGATGGTAAAAATATTAAAATTCCTATTAATGTCCTTAAAAACATTATTAGACAAACTGTTTTTGCTGTTTCTGCTATCGAAGTTCGCCCAGTGCTTACAGGTGTTAACTGGATTATTAAAGATAACAAACTTAGCGCAGTTGCAACCGATAGTCATCGTCTAGCATTACGTGAAATTCCACTTGAAACAAATATTGACGAAGAATACAACATTGTTATTCCAGGAAAAAGCTTAGCTGAACTAAATAAAATTTTAGACGATGCAAGTGAATCCATTGAAATGACACTCGCAAATAATCAAATCCTATTTAAATTAAAAGATTTATTATTTTATTCTCGTTTACTGGAAGGTAGTTACCCAGATACATCACGCTTAATTCCAACTGATACTAAATCAGAACTTGTCATTAATTCCAGAGCATTTTTACAAGCGATTGACCGTGCTTCCCTACTTGCTCGCGAAAACCGTAATAACGTTATTAAATTAATGACCCTTGAAAATGGACAAGTTGAAGTATCCTCTAACTCTCCTGAAGTTGGGAATGTTTCGGAAAATGTCTTTAGTCAAAGCTTTACTGGTGAAGAAATTAAAATATCCTTTAACGGTAAATACATGATGGATGCATTGCGCGCATTTGAAGGCGATGATATTCAAATCTCCTTCTCTGGCACAATGAGACCTTTCGTACTTCGACCAAAAGATGCTACTAATCCAAATGAAATTTTACAATTAATCACGCCGGTTAGAACTTACTAA
- a CDS encoding MATE family efflux transporter, translated as MMKDMTTGNPTKLIFLFAMPMLIGNLFQQFYTMIDAVIVGKFVSVDALAAVGATNSVNFFMISLIIGLMSGISVVVAQYFGFKDYDRLKDVIATATYAVVFSAIILTIAGVLLAKPLLILLRTPANILDDSTIFLTTLFIGILPMSLYNGMAAILRALGNSITPLIFLILSSLMNIALDFLFVVYMGMGVRGAAIATVLSQTAAAIAVIYYAYRHVPFMRIERAKFKLSTPLLKEMVRIGLPSGLQGSFISIGNMALQSLINGFGSSVVAAYTAASRIDSLTYQPGIAFGAASSMFAGQNIGAGKIDRVREGFWSGIKVVTAISIGITILVQLFARQFLLLFVDSSETEVINIGVSYLLIVSLFYVVVGILFVVRETLRGTGDAMVPLAMGIFELVSRLAIGFILSLYIGYVGLWWATPVAWITATMLGVWRYKSGAWQKKAVIRRK; from the coding sequence ATGATGAAAGACATGACAACAGGTAACCCGACAAAATTAATCTTTTTATTCGCGATGCCGATGTTGATTGGAAACTTATTTCAGCAATTTTATACGATGATTGATGCCGTTATTGTCGGGAAATTTGTAAGTGTAGATGCCCTTGCTGCTGTTGGGGCGACAAACTCAGTCAATTTTTTTATGATTTCTTTGATTATTGGACTTATGAGCGGTATTTCTGTCGTAGTAGCGCAGTATTTTGGTTTTAAAGATTATGATCGTTTAAAAGATGTAATTGCTACTGCAACGTATGCGGTGGTTTTTTCGGCGATTATTTTAACTATTGCTGGCGTTTTACTTGCGAAGCCACTTCTTATTTTACTTAGAACACCTGCTAATATTTTGGATGATTCTACTATCTTTTTAACCACTCTTTTTATTGGGATTTTACCGATGAGTCTGTATAACGGGATGGCCGCGATACTTCGAGCTCTTGGAAATTCGATTACACCGCTGATTTTTTTGATTTTATCGTCTTTAATGAATATTGCATTAGATTTTTTATTTGTTGTTTATATGGGTATGGGCGTTCGCGGTGCTGCGATTGCAACGGTTTTATCCCAAACAGCTGCAGCAATTGCCGTTATTTACTATGCTTATCGCCACGTGCCTTTTATGCGAATAGAGCGTGCCAAATTCAAGCTTTCCACCCCACTACTTAAAGAAATGGTGCGAATTGGGCTTCCTTCTGGTTTACAAGGATCATTTATTTCTATCGGGAATATGGCACTTCAAAGTTTAATTAATGGTTTTGGTTCGTCCGTTGTTGCGGCATATACTGCAGCGAGTCGAATTGATTCACTTACATATCAACCAGGAATTGCCTTTGGAGCTGCCTCCTCGATGTTTGCTGGTCAAAATATCGGTGCTGGAAAAATTGATCGTGTTCGCGAAGGTTTTTGGTCAGGAATAAAAGTAGTTACAGCCATCAGCATTGGAATAACGATTTTAGTTCAACTTTTCGCTCGGCAATTTTTATTACTATTTGTAGATTCTAGCGAGACAGAAGTTATTAATATTGGTGTGAGTTACTTACTTATAGTGTCGCTATTTTACGTCGTTGTAGGGATTTTATTTGTTGTGCGGGAAACTTTGCGTGGTACTGGAGATGCGATGGTACCTTTAGCAATGGGGATTTTCGAGTTAGTTTCAAGGCTTGCTATCGGATTTATTTTATCCCTTTATATTGGTTATGTTGGGCTTTGGTGGGCGACCCCAGTTGCTTGGATCACCGCGACGATGCTCGGAGTATGGCGATATAAATCAGGAGCTTGGCAAAAAAAGGCAGTTATCCGACGAAAATAA
- the yaaA gene encoding S4 domain-containing protein YaaA — protein MAETVKINSEFVTLGQLLQMIDVVSTGGMAKAYLSENTIYINGEQDNRRGKKLRNGDVILVPGVGKVKIEQG, from the coding sequence TTGGCTGAAACAGTAAAGATAAATAGTGAGTTCGTAACGCTTGGTCAACTTTTACAAATGATTGATGTAGTTTCAACTGGAGGAATGGCAAAAGCGTACCTTAGTGAAAATACGATTTACATCAACGGAGAGCAAGATAATCGCCGGGGGAAAAAGCTTCGTAATGGCGATGTTATCTTAGTTCCTGGTGTTGGAAAAGTGAAAATTGAGCAAGGATAA
- the recF gene encoding DNA replication/repair protein RecF (All proteins in this family for which functions are known are DNA-binding proteins that assist the filamentation of RecA onto DNA for the initiation of recombination or recombinational repair.): protein MHLESIVLRNFRNYENLELEFSPSVNVFLGENAQGKTNLLEAVLMLALAKSHRTTNDKDFIMWEKEEAKMEGRVVKRGQTVPLELAITQKGKRAKVNHLEQKKLSQYVGNLNVVIFAPEDLSLVKGAPGVRRRFLNMEIGQMQPIYLHNLSEYQRILQQRNQYLKMLQMKRKVDPMLLDILTEQFADVAINLTKRRADFIQKLEAYAAPIHHQISRGLETLKIEYKASVTLNGDDPEVWKADLLQKMESIKQREIDRGVTLIGPHRDDSLFYINGQNVQDFGSQGQQRTTALSVKLAEIDLIHEETGEYPVLLLDDVLSELDDYRQSHLLGAIEGKVQTFVTTTSTSGIDHNTLRQATTFYVEKGTVKKS, encoded by the coding sequence ATGCATTTAGAAAGCATTGTTTTAAGAAATTTCCGTAATTATGAAAACTTAGAACTAGAATTTTCCCCGTCTGTGAATGTTTTCCTTGGAGAGAATGCACAAGGTAAAACCAACCTTTTGGAAGCTGTGTTGATGCTTGCTCTTGCAAAATCACATCGGACAACCAATGATAAAGATTTTATTATGTGGGAAAAAGAAGAAGCCAAAATGGAAGGGCGAGTAGTGAAGCGCGGGCAAACAGTGCCTTTAGAGCTTGCTATCACCCAAAAAGGCAAGCGAGCTAAGGTCAACCATTTGGAACAAAAGAAATTGAGCCAATATGTTGGTAATTTAAACGTGGTTATTTTTGCCCCAGAAGATTTATCGCTTGTGAAAGGTGCTCCAGGAGTTAGGCGCCGATTTTTAAATATGGAAATCGGACAGATGCAGCCGATTTATTTGCATAATTTAAGTGAATATCAGCGGATTTTGCAGCAACGAAACCAATATTTGAAGATGTTGCAAATGAAACGTAAAGTTGATCCAATGTTGCTTGATATTTTAACAGAGCAATTTGCAGATGTCGCCATTAATTTGACGAAAAGACGAGCTGATTTTATTCAAAAACTAGAGGCATATGCAGCGCCAATTCATCACCAAATTTCACGAGGATTAGAGACACTTAAAATCGAGTATAAAGCTTCTGTCACCCTTAATGGGGACGATCCCGAAGTGTGGAAAGCTGATTTACTTCAAAAAATGGAATCAATCAAACAAAGAGAAATCGACCGTGGTGTCACACTTATTGGGCCACATCGGGATGATTCTCTGTTTTATATTAATGGGCAAAATGTGCAAGATTTTGGTTCACAAGGCCAACAGCGGACAACGGCACTTTCTGTGAAATTAGCGGAAATCGACCTTATCCATGAAGAAACTGGTGAATATCCGGTTCTCTTACTCGATGATGTGCTCAGTGAACTAGATGATTATCGTCAATCGCATTTGCTCGGAGCTATTGAAGGAAAAGTACAAACCTTTGTAACAACCACAAGTACGAGCGGAATCGACCACAATACGCTTAGACAAGCAACGACATTTTATGTAGAAAAAGGTACAGTAAAAAAATCCTAA
- the gyrB gene encoding DNA topoisomerase (ATP-hydrolyzing) subunit B, whose amino-acid sequence MSEENITNVHESASDYNEDQIQVLEGLEAVRKRPGMYIGSTSQRGLHHLVWEIVDNAIDEALAGFCTEIEITIEADNSITVRDNGRGIPTGINEKIGRPTVEVIFTVLHAGGKFGGGGYKVSGGLHGVGASVVNALSTSLEVYVHREGQKYYQRFERGDVVMDMEVQGETDYRGTIVHFTPDPQIFTETTEFDFDTLRTRTRELAFLNRGLTISIEDKREEHKVRKDFHYEGGIRSYVEHLNKAKDVIHEPPIYLEGERDDIMVEISMQYNTGFSSNIISFANNIHTYEGGTHESGFKTALTRVINDYARRNKLFKDSDDNLSGEDVREGLTAIISIKHPDPQFEGQTKTKLGNSEARSITDKLFSEALNKFMMENPDVAKKIVEKGVVASRARLAAKRAREVARKSSGLEISSLPGKLADCSSRNPEISELYIVEGDSAGGSAKQGRDRLFQAILPIRGKILNVEKARLDRILANEEIRTIFTAMGTGFGGDFDVSKSRYHKLIIMTDADVDGAHIRTLLLTLFYRYMRPLLDAGYIYIAQPPLYQIKHGKQIEYVYSDGQLEDYLASLDGDTKYSIQRYKGLGEMNPEQLWDTTMNPEHRTLLQVNIKDAIDADETFEMLMGDRVEPRRKFIEDNAQYVKNLDV is encoded by the coding sequence ATGTCAGAAGAAAATATTACAAATGTACATGAAAGTGCTTCAGATTATAACGAAGATCAAATACAAGTACTAGAAGGCTTAGAAGCAGTAAGAAAAAGACCTGGTATGTACATTGGTTCAACTAGCCAACGTGGACTCCATCACCTTGTATGGGAAATTGTTGATAATGCAATAGATGAGGCCCTTGCTGGTTTCTGTACTGAAATTGAAATTACAATTGAAGCTGATAACAGCATTACTGTTCGCGATAACGGACGTGGAATTCCAACTGGGATTAACGAAAAAATCGGCCGTCCAACAGTAGAAGTAATCTTTACAGTTCTTCATGCCGGCGGTAAATTCGGCGGCGGCGGATATAAAGTATCAGGCGGACTTCACGGAGTTGGTGCATCGGTAGTTAATGCCCTTTCCACATCCCTTGAAGTATACGTTCACCGTGAAGGACAAAAATATTACCAACGTTTTGAACGCGGTGATGTAGTCATGGATATGGAAGTACAAGGTGAAACAGATTACCGTGGAACTATTGTTCACTTTACGCCAGATCCACAAATTTTCACTGAAACAACAGAATTTGATTTTGATACGCTTCGTACTCGTACGCGCGAACTTGCTTTCTTGAATCGTGGCTTAACTATTTCGATTGAAGACAAGCGTGAAGAGCACAAAGTTCGTAAAGATTTCCACTATGAAGGCGGAATTCGTTCTTACGTGGAGCATTTAAATAAAGCAAAAGACGTTATCCATGAGCCACCAATTTATTTGGAAGGCGAACGCGATGACATTATGGTTGAGATTTCCATGCAATATAATACTGGATTCTCAAGTAATATCATTTCATTTGCGAATAATATTCATACGTATGAAGGCGGAACTCACGAATCTGGATTTAAAACGGCTTTAACGCGGGTTATTAACGACTATGCGCGCCGAAATAAATTATTTAAAGATAGTGATGATAATCTTTCCGGTGAAGATGTTCGTGAAGGTTTAACTGCTATTATTTCCATCAAACACCCAGATCCACAGTTTGAAGGACAAACAAAAACAAAACTTGGAAATTCAGAAGCTCGTTCTATCACGGATAAGCTGTTTTCTGAGGCTTTAAATAAATTTATGATGGAAAACCCAGATGTAGCTAAAAAAATCGTTGAGAAGGGCGTTGTGGCTTCTCGTGCACGTTTGGCTGCTAAGCGCGCCCGTGAAGTTGCTCGTAAAAGCAGTGGTCTAGAAATTTCTAGCTTACCTGGTAAATTAGCTGACTGTTCTTCCCGTAACCCTGAAATTAGCGAACTTTACATCGTTGAGGGTGACTCAGCTGGTGGTTCAGCTAAACAAGGTCGTGACCGTTTATTCCAAGCGATTTTGCCGATTCGTGGTAAAATTTTGAACGTGGAAAAAGCTCGTTTAGACCGTATTTTAGCTAACGAAGAAATTCGAACTATTTTTACAGCGATGGGTACTGGTTTTGGTGGAGATTTTGATGTTTCTAAATCTCGTTACCACAAATTAATTATTATGACTGATGCCGACGTTGATGGTGCACATATTCGTACACTACTTCTTACGCTATTTTATCGTTATATGCGTCCTCTGCTTGATGCAGGTTATATTTATATTGCACAACCACCGCTTTATCAAATTAAGCATGGTAAACAAATCGAGTACGTATATAGTGACGGACAATTAGAAGATTATCTAGCAAGCCTTGATGGAGACACTAAATACAGCATTCAACGATATAAAGGTCTTGGAGAAATGAACCCAGAGCAACTTTGGGATACAACCATGAATCCAGAACACCGTACACTACTTCAAGTGAATATCAAAGACGCTATTGATGCCGATGAAACTTTTGAAATGTTGATGGGTGACCGCGTGGAACCTCGTCGTAAATTCATTGAAGACAACGCGCAATACGTTAAAAACTTGGATGTTTAA
- the gyrA gene encoding DNA gyrase subunit A yields the protein MAETPNQRITEINLNKEMRTSFLDYAMSVIVARALPDVRDGLKPVHRRILYAMNDLGMTSDKAYKKSARIVGEVIGKYHPHGDTAVYFTMVRMAQDFSYRNMLVDGHGNFGSVDGDMAAAMRYTEARMSKISMELLRDINKDTIDYADNYDGSEREPVILPARFPNLLVNGSSGIAVGMATNIPTHHLGEVIDGVLALSHDPEISIRDLMEHIPGPDFPTAGMIMGRSGIRRAYESGRGSITVRGRVDIEEKKNGKETIVITEIPYQVNKARLVERIAELAREKKIDGITSLNDESDRSGMRIVIEVRRDISASVIVNNLFKMTALQTTFGINMLALVDNHPKVLNLKEILYHYLEHQKVVIRRRTEFELRKAEARAHILEGLRIALDNIDAIIKLIRGSKTSDVAKEGLMTQFNLSDKQAQAILDMRLQRLTGLEREKIEEEYQNLVALINDLKAILADDERILEIIREELEEIKVKYADKRRTEILAGDLVSLEDEDLIPEEEVAITLTKRGYIKRLPLSTYRSQRRGGRGIQGMSTHEDDFVEHLVATSTHDTLLFFTNTGKVYRSKGYEVPEYGRTAKGIPIINLLGIESQEQVNAVINLSEFTDDSYLFFTTKHGVVKRTTLSQFAKIRQSGLRAVELRENDELISVQMTDGSKNMIIATKHGQSIYFPEENIRVMGRTAAGVRGIRLREDDEVIGMEVLEDDEKVLVVTEKGYGKQTPASQYPLRNRGGMGVKTVTITEKNGNLVAMKTVTGEEDLMLMTVSGVLIRFEIDTVSQTGRSAMGVKLIRLDEDEKVATVAKVPKEEDEVELEEEIDETLITQVPDESFEDAPGSDIEE from the coding sequence ATGGCAGAAACACCAAATCAACGAATAACAGAGATAAACTTGAATAAAGAAATGCGGACATCATTCTTAGACTATGCGATGAGTGTAATTGTTGCCCGCGCCCTACCAGATGTTCGTGACGGATTAAAACCAGTTCACCGTCGAATTTTATATGCGATGAATGACCTAGGTATGACTTCTGATAAAGCGTATAAGAAATCAGCACGTATTGTTGGGGAAGTTATTGGTAAGTATCACCCCCACGGCGATACAGCGGTTTATTTTACAATGGTTCGGATGGCGCAAGATTTTAGTTATCGTAATATGCTAGTTGATGGACATGGTAACTTTGGTTCTGTCGATGGTGATATGGCGGCAGCGATGCGTTATACGGAAGCACGTATGTCAAAAATTTCGATGGAACTACTGCGCGATATCAACAAAGACACAATTGATTATGCTGATAACTATGATGGTTCAGAACGTGAGCCAGTTATTTTGCCAGCACGTTTCCCTAACTTACTTGTCAATGGTTCGTCAGGTATTGCGGTTGGTATGGCTACGAATATTCCTACCCATCATCTGGGTGAAGTAATTGACGGCGTTTTAGCCCTTAGTCATGATCCAGAAATTAGTATTCGTGATCTAATGGAACATATTCCAGGACCCGACTTCCCTACTGCTGGGATGATTATGGGTCGTAGCGGAATTCGCCGTGCTTATGAAAGCGGTCGTGGTTCTATTACCGTTCGCGGTCGTGTTGATATTGAAGAAAAGAAAAATGGTAAAGAAACAATCGTTATTACCGAAATTCCTTACCAAGTAAATAAAGCGCGCCTAGTTGAGCGTATTGCCGAACTAGCTCGTGAGAAAAAAATTGACGGAATTACTTCTCTAAACGATGAATCTGACCGTTCCGGAATGCGCATTGTCATTGAAGTTCGTCGTGATATTAGCGCAAGTGTTATCGTGAATAACTTATTCAAAATGACAGCACTTCAAACCACTTTTGGTATTAATATGCTGGCACTTGTCGACAATCATCCAAAAGTACTTAATTTAAAAGAAATCCTTTATCATTATTTAGAACATCAAAAAGTAGTTATTCGTCGCCGTACGGAATTTGAGCTTCGTAAAGCAGAAGCGCGTGCTCATATTTTAGAAGGTTTACGAATTGCGCTTGATAATATTGATGCGATTATTAAATTAATTCGTGGATCAAAAACTTCTGATGTAGCCAAAGAAGGCTTAATGACTCAATTCAACCTTTCTGATAAACAAGCGCAAGCCATTTTAGATATGCGTTTGCAACGTTTAACAGGTTTGGAACGCGAAAAAATTGAAGAAGAATATCAAAACTTAGTGGCATTAATTAACGATTTAAAAGCCATTTTAGCTGATGATGAGCGTATTCTTGAAATTATTCGTGAAGAATTAGAAGAAATCAAAGTTAAATATGCGGATAAACGTCGTACTGAAATCTTGGCTGGTGATTTAGTGAGCCTTGAAGATGAAGACTTAATCCCTGAAGAAGAAGTGGCGATTACGCTAACTAAACGTGGCTATATTAAACGTTTACCATTATCAACTTATCGTAGCCAACGTCGTGGTGGTCGTGGTATTCAAGGTATGTCTACTCATGAAGATGATTTCGTAGAGCACCTTGTTGCAACGAGCACGCATGATACGTTACTATTCTTCACTAACACGGGTAAAGTTTACCGTTCAAAAGGTTATGAAGTACCTGAATACGGTCGTACCGCGAAAGGTATTCCAATCATCAACTTACTTGGAATCGAAAGCCAAGAACAAGTGAATGCCGTGATAAATCTATCCGAATTCACTGATGACAGCTACCTATTCTTCACTACTAAACACGGTGTCGTGAAGCGTACCACCCTTTCTCAATTTGCGAAAATCCGTCAAAGTGGTCTTCGTGCTGTAGAACTTCGCGAAAACGATGAACTAATCTCTGTTCAAATGACAGATGGTAGCAAAAACATGATTATCGCAACGAAACATGGCCAATCTATCTACTTCCCAGAAGAAAATATCCGCGTAATGGGCCGTACAGCTGCCGGTGTCCGTGGTATTAGACTTCGTGAAGACGATGAAGTTATTGGTATGGAAGTACTAGAAGACGATGAAAAAGTACTCGTTGTAACAGAAAAAGGATATGGTAAACAAACGCCAGCCTCCCAGTATCCGCTACGTAATCGTGGTGGTATGGGTGTTAAAACCGTTACAATTACTGAGAAAAACGGTAATTTAGTAGCAATGAAAACTGTTACTGGTGAAGAGGACTTAATGTTAATGACCGTGAGTGGCGTATTAATTCGTTTTGAAATCGATACTGTTTCTCAAACTGGTCGTAGCGCAATGGGCGTCAAACTAATTCGCCTTGATGAAGATGAAAAAGTAGCCACTGTTGCAAAAGTGCCAAAAGAAGAAGATGAAGTTGAGCTTGAGGAAGAAATCGACGAAACTCTAATCACACAAGTTCCTGATGAAAGTTTTGAAGATGCTCCTGGAAGCGACATAGAAGAATAA